In a genomic window of Capsicum annuum cultivar UCD-10X-F1 unplaced genomic scaffold, UCD10Xv1.1 ctg82010, whole genome shotgun sequence:
- the LOC107858769 gene encoding receptor protein-tyrosine kinase CEPR1 yields MTIHKIITFVFVLTLSNFVQGTTKNDQSEFFVVMKKYVTGNCLSNWDIGNQFVNYEGIDCDEQGNVVKIDITGSSPHQRHAYRHLSKSSACTMSPSICYGRKEWTQHFILFYCSLFNLKME; encoded by the exons ATGACTATTCACAAAATTATCACCTTTGTGTTTGTTCTTACTTTGTCTAACTTTGTTCAAGGTACCACAAAAAATGATCAGTCTGAATTCTTTGTTGTCATGAAGAAGTATGTCACAGGGAATTGTTTGTCTAATTGGGATATTGGAAATCAATTTGTCAATTATGAAGGAATTGACTGTGATGAACAAGGAAATGTTGTCAAAATTGATATTACAG GATCGAGCCCTCATCAGAGGCATGCCTATCGACACCTGTCAAAGTCTTCGGCTTGCACGATGTCTCCTTCCATTTGCTATGGAAGAAAAGAATGGACGCAACACTTTATTCTCTTCTACTGCTCTTTGTTTAATTTGAAGATGGAATAA